From the genome of Miscanthus floridulus cultivar M001 chromosome 10, ASM1932011v1, whole genome shotgun sequence, one region includes:
- the LOC136487517 gene encoding pentatricopeptide repeat-containing protein At4g14820-like, with product MDPHVHHHHLRQLQAVLLRRGHPIPTPPATHLDPDRAYLATIRAAASIPRLVLAACACLHRAGLPPPGPRALPALLRSAARCEGAGAYVGGAHALAVRVGSLEDGFVGTALVGAYAVCGCVGDARKVFDGMAVRDVVSWGVMLDSYCQTRNYKEALLLFAKMKNSGVLPDQLILATVLSACGHIRHLRTGRAIHSYMLVSDILISAHLSSALINLYATCANMEMAEKLYNGMPRKDLVSSTAMVFGYSRNRKVEIARSIFDGMPEKDVVSWSAMVSGYADSNQPNEALSLFNDMQECGIRPDEVTMLSVISACASLGSLDKAKWIHAFIKNNGLNKILNIYNTLIGMFAKCGGINLAFNIFNEMPQKNVIAWTSMITAFAMHGDGKSALCLFEQMKNEGVEPNEVTFLNLLYACCHAGLVHEGRSLFSSMVQQYGIEPKHEHYGCMVDLLGRAKLMQEAVNLIESMHLGPNVPIWGSLLAACWMHGDLKLGAFAAKKILQLDPNHDGASVLLSKIYMKSDNLNDAQEVREVMKLHGVSKETGLSWMS from the exons ATGGACCCGCAtgtgcaccaccaccacctgcgTCAGCTCCAAGCCGTCCTCCTCCGCCGCGGCCACCCCATCCCCACGCCGCCGGCGACCCACCTGGACCCCGACCGGGCCTACCTCGCCACCATCCGTGCAGCCGCCTCCATCCCACGCCTCGTGCTCGCTGCCTGCGCCTGCCTCCACCGCGCCGGCCTGCCCCCACCGGGGCCCCGGGCGCTTCCTGCCCTACTCCGCTCCGCTGCTCGCTGCGAGGGTGCTGGCGCGTACGTCGGAGGCGCGCACGCGCTGGCAGTCAGGGTTGGGTCACTGGAGGATGGGTTCGTCGGAACCGCGCTGGTCGGGGCGTATGCGGTGTGCGGATGTGTGGGGGACGCGCGGAAAGTGTTTGATGGAATGGCCGTGCGGGACGTCGTCTCCTGGGGCGTCATGCTTGATAG TTATTGTCAGACTCGGAACTACAAAGAAGCTTTGCTTCTATTTGCTAAGATGAAGAATTCTGGAGTTCTTCCAGACCAATTGATCCTTGCTACTGTTCTATCAGCTTGTGGGCATATAAGGCATTTGAGAACTGGGAGAGCCATCCACTCATACATGTTGGTGTCAGACATTCTTATCAGTGCTCACCTCAGTAGTGCTCTCATAAATTTGTATGCTACTTGTGCGAACATGGAGATGGCAGAAAAGCTATATAATGGGATGCCAAGGAAGGACTTGGTATCATCAACTGCCATGGTTTTTGGGTACTCCAGGAACAGAAAAGTTGAGATTGCTCGCTCTATATTTGATGGAATGCCAGAGAAGGATGTGGTATCTTGGAGTGCTATGGTATCAGGATATGCTGATAGTAACCAACCTAATGAAGCATTGAGTCTGTTCAATGATATGCAGGAGTGTGGTATCAGGCCTGATGAAGTTACCATGTTAAGTGTCATATCTGCATGTGCTAGTTTAGGTTCCCTCGATAAAGCCAAATGGATCCATGCCTTCATTAAGAATAATGGGTTGAATAAGATATTGAACATTTACAATACTCTTATTGGTATGTTCGCCaaatgtgggggtattaaccttgCATTTAATATCTTCAATGAAATGCCTCAGAAGAATGTCATCGCCTGGACAAGTATGATTACTGCTTTTGCTATGCATGGCGATGGAAAATCTGCCTTATGTCTGTTTGAGCAGATGAAAAATGAAGGCGTTGAACCCAATGAAGTGACATTTCTTAATTTACTTTATGCTTGCTGTCATGCTGGTCTAGTTCATGAAGGCCGTTCATTGTTTAGCTCTATGGTTCAACAATACGGGATTGAACCCAAGCATGAGCACTATGGTTGTATGGTGGATCTTCTAGGAAGGGCTAAACTTATGCAAGAAGCAGTTAATCTCATAGAGTCAATGCACTTAGGGCCTAATGTGCCTATCTGGGGATCTCTTTTAGCAGCATGCTGGATGCATGGTGATCTCAAGCTTGGCGCATTTGCTGCCAAGAAAATTTTGCAGTTGGATCCTAATCATGACGGAGCATCTGTGCTTTTATCAAAGATATACATGAAAtctgataacttgaatgatgctCAGGAGGTGAGGGAAGTAATGAAACTCCACGGAGTCTCAAAAGAAACAGGCTTGAGTTGGATGAGCTGA